One part of the Granulicella arctica genome encodes these proteins:
- a CDS encoding carboxypeptidase regulatory-like domain-containing protein produces the protein MRVSICRLITYFLCFGILLYSTESYAQNAVSTGAITGTVRDASGALLANVVVTVVSDTTGMTLSAKTNSDGIFSFPALPVGAYKASFSATGFKKTQIQNLSVGVGHTADAEAVLSIGDISQQVVVEATGSDLNPTDTTVGTLIEKSTIDGLPLSGRRYTDFVLLTPNVTADGQFGHISFAGQSGGDLSGYNNTAGGASNANGASAFTVDGSDATSYYYGDNRGFTRIPYIFGLQAIQEFQVQPNVYNAAYGGAGAGFINTVTKSGTNQYHGDLFYYNRNSGTGANDAVDKAAGNPKLQNTLQQFGADIGGPIVKDKLFFYFDYEQQRHRDPLYALNQAQSAIDQTSFGVPSSSTLPAYNSHFPMAASISQDEATADPTNPIYLQGVANALHEIKSNLGPRARRRDDLEFFPKVDWQLSAKDRITMLYNYNNFKSPGGIITFSPEPFGADELLGNNGVKDHVATVHWTRVLNSSAVNDMHTSYVRDEQYYTPSGLVDPNAPEIILTAPSVFLMGNATFSYNNLREYQWQFADHVTLTHGKHQLEFGVDYNHDSIANSNPGTFNGQYIFLSLQAFALGKWNIFEQTTGNPKFNFSDPFTGFFLNDTYRITPNLTLTGGLREDFQIYPNPSGNPALPLTQHFNNQYQRVSPRFGFSYAPFSKTVVRGGAGLYYEIFVGGNYQNSTQTDGVLQTSLNLLDFSTSTLPTAQAVVFPNKLASNDSRFSGASNIVAISPNYKTPSVVNASLQIDQELAPQTILTVGSLWSHGMHLTSSTAYDLNRKQPTGTTTFVLPNGKTLVEPNLDTGVLQEGAISSSFNQINALISPGINNYVSLFTQLNRQVAHGANVIAAYTLSKSTQSGVDFYNQFNLGETRGLSLLDMRHRLSVGVVYRPEITTSNKAERLLLSDWTISTISQFNSGRPYTGVISSLNDTAALQATPNTAAGLVGGNSPGYGLAPGEGMNSFTGPWITEIDLGLERRFTIHEKQYISLKAQVFNLFNSPNYYVEAGSGINQVEYTATCGDGSTLNQTCTLAPNNGTGGFKTFTAVSQPNPPRIMQFSFGYSF, from the coding sequence ATGCGCGTTAGTATTTGTAGGTTGATTACATATTTTCTCTGCTTCGGCATACTTTTATATTCGACCGAAAGCTATGCGCAAAATGCTGTCTCTACCGGGGCGATTACAGGAACTGTCCGAGATGCCAGTGGGGCACTCCTAGCCAACGTGGTTGTTACAGTGGTAAGTGATACCACGGGTATGACACTTAGCGCTAAGACGAACTCTGATGGGATTTTTAGCTTTCCAGCATTGCCGGTTGGGGCATACAAGGCAAGCTTTAGCGCCACCGGATTCAAAAAGACACAGATACAAAATTTATCCGTTGGGGTGGGGCACACGGCTGACGCAGAAGCGGTACTCTCGATCGGGGATATCAGCCAACAGGTTGTTGTGGAGGCTACTGGCTCGGATCTCAATCCCACAGATACGACGGTGGGTACATTGATTGAGAAATCTACGATCGATGGATTGCCCCTAAGCGGACGGCGATACACCGATTTTGTATTGCTGACACCGAACGTTACAGCAGATGGGCAGTTTGGCCATATTAGCTTCGCAGGCCAATCGGGAGGGGATCTCTCCGGGTATAACAACACGGCAGGCGGGGCATCGAACGCGAATGGAGCTAGTGCCTTCACTGTCGATGGATCGGATGCGACCAGTTACTACTATGGCGATAATCGCGGGTTTACGCGTATCCCTTACATCTTCGGGCTACAGGCCATCCAGGAATTTCAGGTTCAGCCGAATGTCTACAACGCGGCTTATGGAGGTGCCGGAGCAGGCTTCATCAACACCGTGACTAAGTCAGGCACCAACCAATATCATGGTGATCTTTTCTACTACAACCGCAACTCGGGTACGGGTGCGAACGACGCTGTTGACAAGGCAGCAGGAAATCCAAAGCTGCAAAATACATTGCAGCAGTTCGGTGCGGACATCGGTGGCCCTATCGTAAAAGACAAGTTATTCTTTTACTTCGACTACGAGCAACAGCGGCACAGAGATCCGCTTTATGCCCTGAATCAAGCTCAATCCGCTATCGACCAGACAAGCTTCGGCGTTCCTTCAAGCTCGACCTTGCCTGCTTACAATTCTCACTTTCCTATGGCCGCAAGCATCTCGCAAGACGAAGCGACTGCTGACCCGACCAATCCGATCTATCTCCAGGGTGTGGCAAACGCGCTTCACGAGATCAAGTCGAATCTCGGACCAAGAGCACGCCGCCGTGACGACCTCGAGTTTTTTCCCAAGGTCGATTGGCAGTTGAGCGCGAAAGACAGAATCACGATGCTTTACAACTACAACAACTTCAAATCTCCAGGCGGCATCATCACCTTTAGTCCGGAGCCCTTCGGAGCAGATGAGTTGCTAGGAAATAATGGCGTCAAAGATCATGTCGCGACGGTTCACTGGACCCGCGTTCTGAACTCGTCTGCGGTGAATGACATGCATACCAGCTATGTGCGAGATGAGCAGTATTACACTCCCTCGGGTTTAGTCGATCCAAATGCACCGGAGATCATTCTTACAGCACCTTCAGTCTTCCTGATGGGAAACGCCACGTTCTCCTATAACAACCTCCGTGAGTATCAGTGGCAGTTTGCCGATCATGTCACGTTGACACATGGGAAGCATCAGCTTGAGTTTGGAGTGGATTACAACCATGACTCGATTGCAAACAGTAATCCCGGAACCTTCAATGGCCAGTATATTTTCTTGAGCTTGCAGGCGTTTGCGTTGGGCAAGTGGAACATCTTCGAGCAAACAACTGGCAATCCGAAGTTCAATTTTTCTGATCCCTTTACGGGATTCTTTCTGAATGACACTTACCGCATCACTCCAAACCTAACGCTGACGGGTGGGTTGCGCGAAGATTTTCAGATCTATCCGAACCCGAGCGGGAATCCGGCGCTGCCTTTGACGCAGCACTTCAATAACCAATATCAGAGAGTTTCGCCTCGTTTTGGTTTTTCCTATGCTCCCTTCTCCAAGACGGTCGTCCGTGGCGGAGCGGGACTCTACTATGAAATTTTTGTCGGCGGCAACTATCAGAACTCTACTCAGACTGACGGAGTATTGCAGACTAGCCTAAACCTTCTCGACTTTTCAACGAGCACTCTTCCTACTGCGCAGGCGGTCGTATTCCCGAATAAACTGGCGAGCAACGATTCGCGCTTCAGCGGCGCGAGCAACATCGTCGCAATTTCACCGAACTACAAGACGCCGTCTGTGGTGAATGCTAGTTTGCAGATTGATCAAGAGCTCGCACCCCAGACGATCCTGACAGTGGGTAGTTTGTGGTCCCACGGGATGCACCTTACATCTTCCACGGCGTATGACTTGAACCGGAAGCAGCCGACTGGAACCACAACATTTGTTCTCCCGAACGGGAAGACTCTGGTTGAACCGAATCTCGACACCGGCGTTTTACAGGAAGGCGCAATCAGCTCCAGCTTCAACCAGATCAATGCGTTGATTAGTCCGGGGATCAACAACTATGTTTCGCTCTTCACGCAGTTGAACCGTCAGGTAGCGCATGGAGCAAATGTGATCGCGGCCTACACGCTCTCGAAGTCGACACAATCGGGCGTGGACTTCTACAACCAGTTCAATCTGGGCGAAACCCGTGGCTTATCGCTGCTGGACATGCGTCACCGACTCAGTGTGGGTGTCGTCTATCGGCCTGAGATCACCACAAGCAACAAGGCTGAGCGTCTATTGCTGTCGGATTGGACGATCAGCACGATTTCACAGTTCAACTCGGGAAGGCCTTACACGGGGGTAATCAGCTCGTTGAACGATACAGCAGCGTTACAGGCTACACCGAATACCGCGGCAGGCTTAGTGGGAGGTAATTCGCCTGGTTATGGCCTGGCTCCAGGAGAAGGAATGAATTCGTTTACCGGGCCATGGATCACGGAGATCGACCTGGGCCTGGAACGCAGGTTCACGATTCACGAGAAACAATACATCTCTCTCAAAGCACAGGTGTTCAACCTGTTCAATTCACCGAACTACTACGTCGAGGCGGGCAGTGGTATCAATCAAGTGGAGTACACCGCTACATGCGGTGATGGAAGCACCTTGAATCAGACGTGCACACTCGCGCCCAACAATGGAACTGGCGGGTTCAAAACCTTCACCGCTGTCTCGCAGCCAAACCCTCCGAGAATTATGCAGTTCTCCTTTGGATATAGCTTCTAA
- a CDS encoding tetratricopeptide repeat protein, whose amino-acid sequence MTRYSRHDVLRILHLQARQLAAWERAGLILPNQDYSFEELGQLRTVRDLRATRISARSIRQYVEAMQRVSGMRNALMESSAVRRGSRLAFRYEGTLLDPMTQQLSFDFDTKSGASLRVVLPSGAIDPLQKTLNTQDLFLHAVRLEENPKTILEAAALYEEILAENPKHAPAAINLGTIRYGQREFYAAENLYRQATLADPEYALAFFDLGNVLDEMQRLDEAITAYLRAIALVPQYADAHYNLALAYERQGQRRRALRHWLMYVRLDPVGPWASHAKGQAKKILNSERLTIVSRRGRLVAAS is encoded by the coding sequence GTGACCCGATATAGCCGTCATGATGTACTCCGCATTCTTCACTTGCAGGCGCGCCAGTTAGCGGCGTGGGAGCGAGCAGGACTGATTCTTCCCAACCAAGACTATTCGTTTGAAGAGCTTGGCCAGTTGCGAACGGTGCGCGACCTGCGTGCAACGCGCATCTCGGCAAGGAGCATCCGTCAGTATGTGGAGGCGATGCAGCGTGTGTCGGGCATGCGCAATGCGCTGATGGAATCGAGCGCGGTGCGGCGTGGGTCGCGGCTGGCGTTTCGTTATGAGGGCACGCTGCTGGACCCTATGACGCAACAGCTTTCTTTCGACTTCGATACAAAATCAGGGGCTTCGCTCCGGGTGGTTTTGCCGTCGGGCGCGATCGATCCCTTGCAAAAGACATTGAATACGCAGGACTTATTCCTACATGCGGTGCGCCTGGAAGAGAATCCGAAGACAATTTTGGAGGCAGCGGCTCTGTATGAGGAGATTCTCGCAGAGAACCCGAAACATGCCCCGGCAGCGATCAATCTAGGGACGATCCGGTATGGGCAGCGCGAGTTTTACGCGGCGGAAAATCTGTATCGGCAGGCCACACTGGCCGATCCGGAGTATGCGCTGGCGTTCTTCGACCTGGGCAATGTGCTGGACGAGATGCAGCGGCTGGATGAAGCAATCACCGCGTATCTACGGGCGATTGCGCTGGTTCCACAGTATGCGGATGCACACTACAACCTGGCGCTGGCGTATGAGAGGCAGGGTCAGCGGCGGCGTGCTCTGCGGCACTGGCTGATGTATGTCCGGCTGGACCCGGTGGGGCCTTGGGCGAGCCATGCGAAGGGTCAGGCGAAGAAGATATTGAACAGCGAGCGCTTGACAATTGTGAGCCGCCGGGGACGCCTCGTGGCGGCCAGCTAG
- a CDS encoding acyl-CoA dehydrogenase family protein yields the protein MAEHGGARALTQLSDDERMFRDTVRQFAEERIAPLVRGMDEAQAMDAGLVRQLFELGLMGIEISEEYGGAGGTFFEAILAVEALSAVDPSVGVLVDVQNTLCINALIRWANKEQKKRYLPRLAVDTIGAYALSEAGSGSDAFALATRAVQRGDEWVLNGQKLWITNAKEAGLFIVFATVDPSAGYKGITAFLVEKGAAGFRLGKKEDKLGIRASSTCELIFNDCVVPAAQVLGEVGKGYKIAIETLNEGRIGIGAQMLGLAGGAWGHAAGFAKERKQFGKALVEFQAMQFQLAEMATEVEAARLMVYNAARLKDAGAEFLKEAAMCKYLASQVAERVASLAVEVYGGSGFVKDFPVEKLFRDAKIGKIYEGTSFMQLATIAKLVLGR from the coding sequence ATGGCTGAGCATGGTGGCGCGAGGGCGCTGACACAATTAAGTGACGACGAGCGGATGTTTCGGGACACGGTGCGGCAGTTTGCAGAAGAGCGGATCGCTCCTCTGGTGCGCGGGATGGACGAGGCGCAGGCGATGGATGCTGGATTGGTCCGACAGCTCTTTGAGCTGGGATTGATGGGAATTGAGATCTCCGAGGAGTATGGCGGGGCGGGTGGGACTTTTTTCGAAGCGATCCTGGCGGTGGAAGCCTTGTCGGCGGTGGATCCGTCGGTGGGAGTGCTGGTGGATGTGCAGAATACGCTGTGCATCAATGCCCTGATCCGATGGGCGAATAAAGAACAGAAGAAGAGGTATCTGCCTCGGCTGGCGGTGGACACGATTGGGGCTTATGCGTTGAGCGAGGCCGGGTCGGGGTCGGATGCGTTTGCGCTGGCGACGCGAGCGGTACAGCGCGGTGATGAGTGGGTGCTGAACGGGCAGAAGCTCTGGATCACAAATGCGAAGGAGGCGGGCCTGTTTATCGTCTTTGCCACGGTCGATCCATCGGCTGGGTACAAGGGGATTACGGCGTTTCTGGTGGAGAAGGGCGCGGCGGGTTTCCGGCTGGGGAAGAAGGAGGACAAGCTGGGGATTCGAGCTTCGAGCACATGCGAGCTGATCTTCAACGATTGTGTGGTGCCGGCGGCGCAGGTGCTTGGGGAGGTCGGCAAAGGATACAAGATCGCTATTGAGACACTGAACGAGGGGCGGATTGGGATTGGAGCGCAGATGTTGGGGCTCGCGGGTGGTGCATGGGGACATGCGGCGGGATTTGCAAAGGAGCGGAAGCAGTTTGGGAAGGCTCTGGTGGAGTTTCAAGCGATGCAGTTTCAACTGGCGGAGATGGCGACGGAGGTAGAGGCGGCGCGGCTGATGGTCTACAACGCGGCTCGTCTGAAGGATGCGGGGGCGGAGTTTTTGAAGGAGGCGGCGATGTGCAAGTACCTGGCGTCGCAGGTGGCGGAGCGAGTGGCGAGCCTGGCGGTCGAGGTGTATGGGGGATCGGGGTTCGTGAAGGATTTTCCTGTTGAAAAACTGTTCCGGGATGCGAAGATTGGGAAGATATACGAAGGGACGAGCTTTATGCAGTTGGCGACTATCGCCAAGCTAGTGCTGGGGCGATGA